AATCAAACCACGGACTTGAAATTGAAATAAAAAAAGGCGCAGGCTTCACGCTCATAGAATTGCTCGTCGTCATCTCCATCATCAGCCTCCTCGCGAGCATCATCCTCTCCTCACTCAACAACGCCCGCGTCAAAGCGCGCGACGCATACAGAACCCGAACCGTGGAAGAATACAAAAAAGCGATCTATATGGCATACGACGAAAACGGGAAATACCCGGACCCGGGCTCAG
This Deltaproteobacteria bacterium DNA region includes the following protein-coding sequences:
- a CDS encoding type II secretion system protein, translating into MKRNILRYFSLPKSNHGLEIEIKKGAGFTLIELLVVISIISLLASIILSSLNNARVKARDAYRTRTVEEYKKAIYMAYDENGKYPDPGS